In Musa acuminata AAA Group cultivar baxijiao chromosome BXJ3-9, Cavendish_Baxijiao_AAA, whole genome shotgun sequence, a single genomic region encodes these proteins:
- the LOC103997266 gene encoding uncharacterized protein LOC103997266, whose translation MNRVVCGVELSTSNSNMSFGWTFEYLLYGDKKKKKKKKKMGNNLRCCLACVLPCGAFDVVRVVHLDGQVEEYYSRRHVSAGEIMAANPDHFLIRPCSQGVARRTLVVPAESQLKRGHIYFLVPTSTSPTQRKQKKSDRREKPVKNAPSIDVAPSEDHGCLAAEKKPRRWSGRVGAWRPRLESVREENS comes from the coding sequence ATGAATAGAGTTGTTTGCGGAGTGGAATTGAGTACATCAAACTCCAACATGTCGTTTGGATGGACATTTGAGTACTTACTATACggcgacaagaagaagaagaagaagaagaagaagatgggcaACAACCTCAGGTGCTGCTTGGCTTGCGTCCTCCCCTGCGGCGCCTTCGACGTGGTTCGAGTCGTCCACCTTGACGGCCAGGTCGAGGAGTACTACAGCCGCCGCCACGTCTCCGCCGGGGAGATCATGGCGGCAAACCCCGACCACTTCCTCATCCGGCCATGCTCTCAGGGCGTGGCGCGTCGGACCTTGGTCGTCCCGGCGGAGTCGCAGCTCAAGCGAGGCCACATCTACTTCCTCGTTCCCACCTCGACGTCGCCGACGCAGCGGAAGCAGAAGAAGAGCGATAGGCGAGAGAAGCCTGTGAAGAACGCACCGAGCATCGATGTCGCGCCAAGTGAGGACCACGGTTGCCTGGCGGCGGAGAAGAAGCCACGCCGCTGGAGCGGTCGGGTCGGAGCATGGCGGCCGCGTCTGGAGAGCGTTCGTGAAGAGAACTCATGA
- the LOC135581850 gene encoding uncharacterized protein LOC135581850 isoform X2, with product MGKQLPSPTSLQRYARLAVETIRRAKIAKPALKSLASGKEEAAAAPSRGPGRWMDERERQQGRVPLKDVVADCTRRWFQDALKEARAGDAAMQVLVGQMYHSGYGVPRNEQKAYTWISKASKYRSSVWKVSDKRPGYNASDSDTDEEKMSMKS from the exons ATGGGCAAACAACTCCCATCGCCGACGAGCCTACAGAGATACGCCCGCCTAGCAGTCGAGACGATCCGGAGAGCCAAGATCGCGAAGCCCGCCCTTAAATCTCTGGCTTCGGGCAAGGAGGAGGCAGCGGCCGCCCCCTCTAGAGGTCCAGGCCGGTGGATGGACGAACGAGAGCGGCAGCAGGGCCGCGTCCCCCTGAAGGACGTCGTGGCGGACTGCACCCGGCGGTGGTTCCAGGACGCGCTCAAGGAGGCCAGGGCCGGGGATGCCGCGATGCAGGTTCTTGTTGGTCAGATGTACCATAGCGGCTACGGAGTCCCGAGGAATGAGCAAAAG GCATATACATGGATTTCAAAAGCATCCAAGTACCGTTCATCAGTTTGGAAGGTTAGCGACAAGCGTCCAG GTTACAATGCCAGTGATTCAGACACTGATGAGGAGAAGATGAGCATGAAATCGTGA
- the LOC135581850 gene encoding uncharacterized protein LOC135581850 isoform X3 gives MGKQLPSPTSLQRYARLAVETIRRAKIAKPALKSLASGKEEAAAAPSRGPGRWMDERERQQGRVPLKDVVADCTRRWFQDALKEARAGDAAMQVLVGQMYHSGYGVPRNEQKVTMPVIQTLMRRR, from the exons ATGGGCAAACAACTCCCATCGCCGACGAGCCTACAGAGATACGCCCGCCTAGCAGTCGAGACGATCCGGAGAGCCAAGATCGCGAAGCCCGCCCTTAAATCTCTGGCTTCGGGCAAGGAGGAGGCAGCGGCCGCCCCCTCTAGAGGTCCAGGCCGGTGGATGGACGAACGAGAGCGGCAGCAGGGCCGCGTCCCCCTGAAGGACGTCGTGGCGGACTGCACCCGGCGGTGGTTCCAGGACGCGCTCAAGGAGGCCAGGGCCGGGGATGCCGCGATGCAGGTTCTTGTTGGTCAGATGTACCATAGCGGCTACGGAGTCCCGAGGAATGAGCAAAAG GTTACAATGCCAGTGATTCAGACACTGATGAGGAGAAGATGA
- the LOC135581850 gene encoding uncharacterized protein LOC135581850 isoform X1: MGKQLPSPTSLQRYARLAVETIRRAKIAKPALKSLASGKEEAAAAPSRGPGRWMDERERQQGRVPLKDVVADCTRRWFQDALKEARAGDAAMQVLVGQMYHSGYGVPRNEQKNPNEHLLLRHIHGFQKHPSTVHQFGRLATSVQVTMPVIQTLMRRR, from the exons ATGGGCAAACAACTCCCATCGCCGACGAGCCTACAGAGATACGCCCGCCTAGCAGTCGAGACGATCCGGAGAGCCAAGATCGCGAAGCCCGCCCTTAAATCTCTGGCTTCGGGCAAGGAGGAGGCAGCGGCCGCCCCCTCTAGAGGTCCAGGCCGGTGGATGGACGAACGAGAGCGGCAGCAGGGCCGCGTCCCCCTGAAGGACGTCGTGGCGGACTGCACCCGGCGGTGGTTCCAGGACGCGCTCAAGGAGGCCAGGGCCGGGGATGCCGCGATGCAGGTTCTTGTTGGTCAGATGTACCATAGCGGCTACGGAGTCCCGAGGAATGAGCAAAAG AATCCTAATGAGCATCTGCTTTTAAGGCATATACATGGATTTCAAAAGCATCCAAGTACCGTTCATCAGTTTGGAAGGTTAGCGACAAGCGTCCAG GTTACAATGCCAGTGATTCAGACACTGATGAGGAGAAGATGA